The sequence below is a genomic window from Setaria italica strain Yugu1 chromosome IV, Setaria_italica_v2.0, whole genome shotgun sequence.
CAATAGCAGAAAGACAGAAACCAAGGTTGCCTTGTGACCAGCCAGGAAGAATCAATGCTTAGCTTGAGCTGCGTAGCAATGTCCAGACTTTTCATCTTTCAGGCATTGAGACATGTCTAAGCTTCACGAGAATCATAATGCCCTGCGACGCCAAAGAAGGAAGCTGGCGCTCGCTTTGCTTCAAGAGAGAGCAAAGGCCAAAGGAGAGGGGAGCATATCATTTTTTCCAGCCTACCTATCTGTAACCACATACATTTGCAGTTTTGCACTGCTGCGTGATTGCATCGATCACCTCGTTAGGCGTATGTCACATACAGATAAGGAGAAGAAAGTAGTGAAGACGCAGCAGGGAGGGCGGCGCCATGGCGGAGACGGCGCTGGGCATGGCCACCACACTGGTGGGCAGCGCGCTCAGCGTCGCCTCCTCAGCTGCAAGAGAGGAGATGGGCCTGCTGCTTGGGGTGCAGGATGACATCTGGTACTTGATTTACCTTTCTTTATTCAGACGTACTTGTATATCTGTAAGTTTCAAAATTCATAATCGACAATTATCTCATAAATTTCTATATTTTGAGATAAATTAAAATCACTACAACTGGAATATTGTTTGAAAGTACATAGGAAATGTAAGAGAAATTGTTAGCAAAATTTTAGACCTCTCCAAGTTAAATTATGCTTACATTTGAAAGGAATGAAGTGCTTGCCATGTTGTTTCTAGGTGTTTTTAAGTTCCTTGTTTGGCATGAGCAGTTTTTTAATCTAATTTTGAGTTGCTTTGCAATTCCATAGTGATTGAAGTATATATACTGTCatctttgtatttgtaaatCGATGTCTATGGTATCAACCAGAGTAAAATTTTATCAAATTTGAAATATAGAGACATGTGAAAAATGACGGTTTATATGTTTTAGAGAAAATTCAAACACCTGTATTGGGCTTTATAGAAACTTTTGGCATACACTATATTGAAATATCTATTGTATTCTTTTAATCCAAAATTTTGTTTAAATGTGGCCTTTGGTGCTACCGGTATACTAGTGAACTCGTGGTTTACAAGTACTTATATGCTAGGACCTTTTGTTTTATGTTCAAACATAGGAATACTCTTTGACATTGCCAGCATATTTTTCAGAACCCTGAAAACATATTGATCGACCTTATATCTTGTTGTCGGATATATTAGAACAGAAGAAAGTATATTGAAAATGCATGGGAAGCATATTTATTCATCGTGTTTGGTTGTCACTTGTCAGGTTCATCAGCGATGAGCTAAAGATGATGCAAGCCTTCCTCAGAGCTGCTGACGGGGCGCGCGAGAACACTGGGGTGCTGAAGGCTTATTTGGAGCTGATCCGTGACTTGGCATATGACATTGAAGACTGCCTTGAAGAGTTCATGGTTTTCATCAAGCACAAGAACCTTGTGCAGCAACTTCTAAGCTTGCGAGCACGTCACAGGATTGCTGTCCAGATACGGATTCTCAAACAAAGAGTCCAGGAGGTGAGCCAAAGGAACCTGAGGTACAATGCGATCAAGCTCACACCGTCCACCTCCAGTAATGTGACAGGTGACATGGAGCTCAGTAGGAATTTCACAGCTCTAAATGTTGACGAAGCACAGCTTGTTGGTTTGGATGAGCCAAAGAAGAAACTGATGGAGTTAATAGCCAAATCGAAGGCACCCATGGAGCATACTGAAACCGACAATGCCGGTCCAAGAGTGGTATCCCTTGTTGGGATGGGTGGCATTGGAAAGACAGCTCTAACGAAGAAGGTGTATGATAGCAAGGATATCAGAGAAATGTTCAGCACCCGTGCTTGGATCACAGTGTCGCAGTCATTTGACCAAATGGAGCTTTTTAAGGAGATGATCTTGCAGCTCTTTGGGGCTGAGTCATGGGATAGGCTCTTAAAAGATCATCAAGGGCAGGTGCCGGAGGTACACCTCGCTGACTACCTATCAAGAAGACTTAAGGAGACAAGGTACCTTATTGTTTTGGATGATGTTTGGACCATTGATGCATGGAATCGCATTAAGATTACTTTCCAAGATGGTGGCAAGGATGATAGTTGTGTAGTAGTGACTACACGGAATGGCAAATTAGCTGAATACTGCAGTCCTCCATCAAATATCCACCACCCTGAATTCTTAGGGAAAGAAGAGGCTACAACCTTGTTTCTGAAGAAGACAAATAAAAGTCTTGATGACCTGGAGAAAGATAAAAACACTAAAGGGATAGTTGAAAAAATACTGAACAAATGTGGAGGATTACCACTTGCCATTCTGACAATTGGAGGCCTCCTTGCCAATAAGGATACAAAGGAGTGGAAGAGTATATACAGGCAACTCCCCTGGGATCTTGCTACCAATCCAAGCCTTGATTCCCTAAGGCGAGTTGTTAGTCTTAGTTACAGCCACCTGCCTTCTCATCTCAAGCCTTGCTTCTTACATCTCAGCATCTTTCCTGAAGATTTTGAGATTGAAAAGAAACACCTAGTGAATAGGTGGGTAGCTGAAGGGTTTGTAGCAGATGACTCAACTACAAGAACACTTGAAGAAGTTTCTGAAAATTACTTCTATGAACTCATCAGCCGGTGCATGATTCAACCATCTAAGTTAGATAATCTTGGAAATGTGAAGACATGCAGAATTCATGACATTGTGCATGATATTGCAGTGTCAATCTCTAGGCAGGAGAACTATGCAGCCATTCCTGGAGGAGACACATCCACCATGTCCAGAAGAATAAGCATCCGGCATTTATCATACTTTGCTAGCAAGAAGCTGGATTTAGGTATGGACTTAAGCCGTGTTCGTTCTTTTACTCTGTTCAGCGAACCTCTGGATCCCATAGCATTTTTATGTTCATCCAAATTCAAGATGTTGAGGGTTCTGGATCTAAAAAATTCTCAATTCCTAGCAAGGCAACGAGACATAAAAAACTTAGCATTGCTATTACATTTGAAATACGTGCATTTTACTGGTTCATATGTGTATGCACTTCCAAGATCTATAGGAAACTTGCAAGGCTTGCAAACACTGGATATAAGAAGATCAAATATTTCAACCCTGCCATCAGAAACCACTAAACTTCATAATCTTCGTAGCCTTCGGTGTAGCAGGGCACCAGATCGTTCGTATGATCGTATAACTCAAGATGGAGAATGCTTGAAGGTTGTCTTAGAATTGATATTGTCAGGTGAACATGATGATTATAGTGATGAAATTGCCAACCTGCATATGGGCATGTCTAGTTGTTGGTCTAGTTCATCTGGCATTAAGGTGCCAAAAGGAGTGGGAAGTTTAAAACAGTTACAAATACTAGAGGAAGTGGATATTAAGAGAACAAGTAGGAAAGCAATTAAAGAGATAGGGGAACTAACTCAGCTCAAGAAATTAGTTGTCACAGGGAAAGGGGCCTCCAAGAAAAAGAGCAAAGCATTCTCTAAGGCGGTAGAGAAGCTATCCTCCCTCCGTTCCTTCAGTGTGGGTACTAACGAGATAGATAAAGTTGATGAGATGGATTTGTTGGTTTCTTTTGCATTCCCTCTCCCCTCTCTTGAGAGGCTGAAATTGAAGGGCCGCCTTGAGGAGATACCTGCTTGGGTAGGTAAATCTGTGAACCTGGTGAAGATTGACTTGCAATACTGTAAGCTGAAGGATTTGAAGGCCTTGGCCACCGAACCGCCCAATCTGATGCAACTTCGACTTTATGAAGATGCATACAGTGCAGATAAATTAGAGTTCGACAGGCATGAGTTCCCAAATTTGAGATTCCTACACCTACAGCTTGGTTATACAGCGGCACTGAGGGAGGTGACATTTGTGGAGAGCAGCACGCCCAATATGGAAAGGATAAGGATTGAGAATTCCAAGCTGGCATCAGGGATCAATGGTGTAAAGCACCTTCGCAAACTCAAGGAGCTGTATATTTGGAGTTGTACATTGGCGAAGCACGATATCTTACGAGAGGATGTTAACAAACACACGAATCGCCCTGCGCTGCAAATACTGGACTGCAATCATACAAGCCCTGAAGAGTCTGAGGTGAAGGTGGAAGTTACGGAGTCCATTTCCGAACCAGGGGAGAGCTCGCAGTCTTGATCTGCCTTCATCCAGCCACCGTCTTCGTCATCCTCGAGAATCCACGACAGGTCAGCCCCTGCTTCTGCACATCGTCGTCGACATGCTCCCTTCAGGATCATCACTCTGTTCATCAATGGCAAGTATTCCTGCTGTGAGAACTGCTTTATCAATTCGTATTATTGTGCCTTGTGCTTGCGTGCTCTTTGTGTGTAATAATCTGGCCACCAGACTTGTTGTATTTCACTGGATGTTTGATGTTTTAACGTAATAGCTACAATTGTTCTTATGTCTGTATGTATGTGCATGCTGTTAGTGTCTCAGTGACGCTTGGCCTTGTGTGTACGTAGAAGTGTAACCAACCGGCAAATTATTTGTAAATGGAACCTATCCACTTTATCCGCTTAACCCCTTGAATAAAGTTTTgactcactttactcccctaaactatttcattttATCCAATCTACCACCTAATTAGttgtgtatgagttgaattttgagttcaaatagTGAGCATATACAAAATATGATCCACTTTGTCCGTTCAACCCCTTAACAAAGttttggctcactttactcctcTAAACTATTTCATTTTGTCCAATCTACCACcgattttcctttttaatttctttgtgtatgagttgaattttgagtcaAATATTGTGAGCATATATAAAATATGATGCCTTATGGtagaaaattatactaaaatttttttagttattttcataagttaggaatatttaatacgaaattgatcttagatatacaaaactgtacaaaaagtaatcatgaaaaaattctaatatatttttctaacgtaGAGCATCATATTATAAGTCAACCGATataatctgaaattaaaattcaatttgtacatgaagaaataaaaaagagaaatataaTTAGGGAGTAggttggaccaaatgaaatagtttagggagtaaagtgagcctaaattttatATAGGTGGTTAAGTGAACAAAGTAAATAAGTGAGaggagtaaaatgaacttttttttcaATATAAATCAGTGTCTGTTCTTTACGAATAGTCATCAGAAATGATTTTGTGTGTATGCCAGAGCGTAACTTACGAGTTGAAATGCATGCTGCTCCTCGTTATATCCTATCTGTTCATACGTAGGAGTTCTTCAGTGTACTCCTCTCGCTCCACCCACTTTTGTCACCGCTGATTCTTATTAGAAAATGAAATTATCTTCTGCCTCTGCCTCTGCGCGATTGCACACAGTCCAATTCTTACATCAAATTCGGCTTCAGAGCTTGTCAccaaaatagaaataaaagttCACCAAATTTAAGAAAATCATAAGCAAATTCTATTATTGCTTCTTCATTAGTTCTTGCCAAGATATCTAAAGCGATGACTTCCAACACTTTGCTTGCTGCCCGAACTGCTTCCCTACTATCTTCACGCTGCAATAGGGACAAAAACCGCAGCCAATAACCTGCATAAAAgaggtgaattttttttctctaaaaCCATATCATTATGAGTACTAATATTCACCTAAACGTTAAACGGTATAATATTCACCTAAACGTTAAACGGTAGTCATTCGGTCACCCTCGAGTAGCGAGTAGGCCGTGTAGATGGTGTGTACACGGTATATACATGGGCAACACGTTTTTGTACATACCAATAAAAAAATAGCATGTTAATATGGTACAGACACATACAAATTAGTGGAGTACAgaccaataaaaaaaatagcatgTTAATATGGTGCAGACACATACAAATTAGTGGAGTACGTGTACAAGATCACACGTTAATTAGTGGAGTACGTGTACAAGATCACACGTTAACATATTGGCATGGACAGAAAGCTAATAATTCTCGGTTCTCAAATTTTAATGACATCAATACATCACTAAATACCAGATACATGAGTTCAGATATGGTTTAATCTCACTTCTCAATTCTCACAGTCCAAGTCCAAAATTTTTCCACCTCCCGCTCAAGGCCACCATGGCCAAAACGGCCCATTACACGGGTTG
It includes:
- the LOC101780132 gene encoding putative disease resistance RPP13-like protein 3 isoform X2, with the translated sequence MAETALGMATTLVGSALSVASSAAREEMGLLLGVQDDIWFISDELKMMQAFLRAADGARENTGVLKAYLELIRDLAYDIEDCLEEFMVFIKHKNLVQQLLSLRARHRIAVQIRILKQRVQEVSQRNLRYNAIKLTPSTSSNVTGDMELSRNFTALNVDEAQLVGLDEPKKKLMELIAKSKAPMEHTETDNAGPRVVSLVGMGGIGKTALTKKVYDSKDIREMFSTRAWITVSQSFDQMELFKEMILQLFGAESWDRLLKDHQGQVPEVHLADYLSRRLKETRYLIVLDDVWTIDAWNRIKITFQDGGKDDSCVVVTTRNGKLAEYCSPPSNIHHPEFLGKEEATTLFLKKTNKSLDDLEKDKNTKGIVEKILNKCGGLPLAILTIGGLLANKDTKEWKSIYRQLPWDLATNPSLDSLRRVVSLSYSHLPSHLKPCFLHLSIFPEDFEIEKKHLVNRWVAEGFVADDSTTRTLEEVSENYFYELISRCMIQPSKLDNLGNVKTCRIHDIVHDIAVSISRQENYAAIPGGDTSTMSRRISIRHLSYFASKKLDLVVTGKGASKKKSKAFSKAVEKLSSLRSFSVGTNEIDKVDEMDLLVSFAFPLPSLERLKLKGRLEEIPAWVGKSVNLVKIDLQYCKLKDLKALATEPPNLMQLRLYEDAYSADKLEFDRHEFPNLRFLHLQLGYTAALREVTFVESSTPNMERIRIENSKLASGINGVKHLRKLKELYIWSCTLAKHDILREDVNKHTNRPALQILDCNHTSPEESEVKVEVTESISEPGESSQS
- the LOC101780132 gene encoding putative disease resistance RPP13-like protein 3 isoform X1 → MAETALGMATTLVGSALSVASSAAREEMGLLLGVQDDIWFISDELKMMQAFLRAADGARENTGVLKAYLELIRDLAYDIEDCLEEFMVFIKHKNLVQQLLSLRARHRIAVQIRILKQRVQEVSQRNLRYNAIKLTPSTSSNVTGDMELSRNFTALNVDEAQLVGLDEPKKKLMELIAKSKAPMEHTETDNAGPRVVSLVGMGGIGKTALTKKVYDSKDIREMFSTRAWITVSQSFDQMELFKEMILQLFGAESWDRLLKDHQGQVPEVHLADYLSRRLKETRYLIVLDDVWTIDAWNRIKITFQDGGKDDSCVVVTTRNGKLAEYCSPPSNIHHPEFLGKEEATTLFLKKTNKSLDDLEKDKNTKGIVEKILNKCGGLPLAILTIGGLLANKDTKEWKSIYRQLPWDLATNPSLDSLRRVVSLSYSHLPSHLKPCFLHLSIFPEDFEIEKKHLVNRWVAEGFVADDSTTRTLEEVSENYFYELISRCMIQPSKLDNLGNVKTCRIHDIVHDIAVSISRQENYAAIPGGDTSTMSRRISIRHLSYFASKKLDLGMDLSRVRSFTLFSEPLDPIAFLCSSKFKMLRVLDLKNSQFLARQRDIKNLALLLHLKYVHFTGSYVYALPRSIGNLQGLQTLDIRRSNISTLPSETTKLHNLRSLRCSRAPDRSYDRITQDGECLKVVLELILSGEHDDYSDEIANLHMGMSSCWSSSSGIKVPKGVGSLKQLQILEEVDIKRTSRKAIKEIGELTQLKKLVVTGKGASKKKSKAFSKAVEKLSSLRSFSVGTNEIDKVDEMDLLVSFAFPLPSLERLKLKGRLEEIPAWVGKSVNLVKIDLQYCKLKDLKALATEPPNLMQLRLYEDAYSADKLEFDRHEFPNLRFLHLQLGYTAALREVTFVESSTPNMERIRIENSKLASGINGVKHLRKLKELYIWSCTLAKHDILREDVNKHTNRPALQILDCNHTSPEESEVKVEVTESISEPGESSQS